A section of the Halostella salina genome encodes:
- a CDS encoding DUF7553 family protein, which translates to MVREELQRASDRLREASEAADGETVRDRLYDQSDEFARMATADRGPDHGRLARHENILAEIKKNGNDAVGEHIDEAKEAITEYREDLPGV; encoded by the coding sequence ATGGTCCGCGAGGAACTACAGCGCGCAAGCGACCGACTCCGAGAGGCCAGCGAAGCGGCCGACGGGGAGACGGTCCGCGACCGCCTGTACGACCAGTCAGACGAGTTCGCCCGCATGGCGACGGCCGACCGTGGTCCCGACCACGGCCGGCTGGCGCGCCACGAGAACATCCTGGCGGAGATCAAAAAGAACGGCAACGACGCCGTCGGCGAGCACATCGACGAGGCGAAGGAAGCGATCACGGAGTACCGCGAGGACCTGCCCGGGGTGTAG
- a CDS encoding MFS transporter codes for MTAAESVETTEAEPTAEKPSIWRNRDFLRFFAGQFVTNAGDSLYSVAVLWLVFELSGSTFLTGVANAILLLPWLLQMFAGPLVDRLPLRPVLVGSQVVQGIVVLVLPLAAATGHLSVGVIFAVLPILMLATLPMAPMQATLVPRIVDDGQLSQANSALHTVTLGLDMIFDALGGAFIAVFGATALFLLDAATFGVAALLFAGIVISRGGEATADRSETADADAPTDDGQSLRAVFASYVDDLRAGVDALRGSAFVPLIAMTAVANLATGVTLAILPAFGDGLGGPALYGLMLGALGIGRLVGSVVAPYLEGVAYGRLKPVMHTLGACSWLAAAVVPSPALTVVLFGLAWVPAGVDGVLTATLNQTVFPGDLLGRVSSVKGTASGATLPLGSLLGGVVAELLGVTTTMALAALGFGFTGIYFLVRPRLFGLPAVADADRAAFGVTVSDRTEE; via the coding sequence ATGACGGCGGCCGAGTCAGTCGAGACGACCGAAGCGGAACCGACTGCCGAGAAGCCGTCGATCTGGCGCAACCGCGACTTCCTGCGCTTTTTCGCGGGCCAGTTCGTCACCAACGCCGGCGACAGCCTCTACAGCGTCGCCGTCCTCTGGCTGGTCTTCGAACTCTCCGGATCGACGTTCCTGACGGGCGTCGCCAACGCCATCCTGTTGCTCCCGTGGCTGTTGCAGATGTTCGCCGGTCCCCTTGTCGACCGGCTCCCGCTCCGGCCCGTGCTCGTCGGGTCACAGGTCGTTCAGGGAATCGTCGTGCTGGTTCTCCCGCTCGCTGCGGCGACGGGGCACCTGAGCGTCGGCGTCATCTTCGCCGTGCTCCCGATCCTGATGCTCGCGACGTTACCGATGGCCCCGATGCAGGCGACGCTCGTCCCGCGGATCGTCGACGACGGGCAGTTATCGCAGGCCAACTCCGCGCTCCACACCGTCACGCTCGGGCTGGACATGATATTCGACGCGCTGGGCGGCGCGTTCATCGCCGTCTTCGGCGCGACGGCGCTGTTCCTGCTCGACGCGGCCACGTTCGGCGTCGCCGCGCTGCTGTTCGCCGGCATCGTGATTTCCCGCGGGGGCGAGGCGACCGCCGACCGTTCGGAGACGGCCGACGCCGACGCGCCGACTGACGACGGGCAGTCGCTGCGGGCCGTGTTCGCCTCGTACGTCGACGACCTTCGTGCGGGCGTCGACGCGCTCCGCGGGAGCGCCTTCGTCCCGCTGATCGCCATGACCGCTGTCGCCAACCTCGCGACGGGCGTGACGCTCGCGATCCTGCCGGCGTTCGGCGACGGGCTGGGCGGTCCCGCCCTCTACGGCCTCATGCTCGGCGCGCTCGGCATCGGCCGGCTCGTCGGGTCGGTCGTCGCGCCGTATCTGGAGGGCGTCGCCTACGGCCGGCTGAAGCCGGTGATGCACACGCTCGGCGCGTGCAGCTGGCTCGCCGCGGCGGTCGTCCCCTCGCCCGCGCTCACCGTCGTGCTGTTCGGGCTGGCGTGGGTGCCGGCCGGGGTCGACGGCGTGCTCACGGCGACGCTGAACCAGACCGTCTTCCCGGGGGACCTCCTCGGGCGGGTCTCGTCGGTCAAGGGGACGGCCTCGGGGGCGACGCTCCCGCTCGGCTCGCTCCTCGGCGGCGTCGTCGCCGAACTGCTGGGCGTGACGACCACGATGGCGCTTGCGGCCCTCGGCTTCGGCTTTACGGGGATCTATTTCCTCGTCCGGCCGCGTCTGTTCGGTCTGCCCGCAGTGGCGGACGCCGACCGCGCGGCGTTCGGCGTGACGGTCTCGGACCGCACGGAGGAGTAG
- a CDS encoding cytochrome c oxidase subunit 3 has protein sequence MVERAAGHGEPPEHDTEDHGGEGGHEHRSRWPILAAGGAGVLYAGIALYALAAAAGIAPTWIGGGLAVLGTLGVVGGLTGWAVEAYAPPGGKDRRTYRATMALFLATDVGTFGAGFIYYFFVRVGTWPPSELPDLVGSLVLANTAILLVSSVTLHYAHVSLERDKRRRFLGLLGATVLLGVVFLAGQLYEYYEFVVAEGFALSSGVYWSAFYGLTGLHGLHVALGVVLLSVVLFRGYRGRYGAERDTGVTTASLYWHFVDVVWIFLVAVLYVGAVVEL, from the coding sequence ATGGTCGAACGGGCCGCGGGCCACGGCGAACCGCCCGAGCACGACACCGAGGACCACGGCGGGGAGGGCGGTCACGAACACCGGAGCCGCTGGCCCATCCTCGCGGCGGGCGGCGCTGGCGTGCTGTACGCGGGCATTGCGCTGTACGCGCTGGCAGCCGCGGCGGGCATCGCGCCGACGTGGATCGGCGGCGGTCTCGCCGTCCTCGGCACGCTCGGCGTTGTCGGCGGGCTCACCGGCTGGGCCGTCGAGGCGTACGCGCCGCCGGGCGGGAAGGACCGCCGGACGTACCGCGCGACGATGGCGCTGTTCCTCGCGACGGACGTGGGCACGTTCGGCGCGGGCTTCATCTACTACTTCTTCGTCCGTGTCGGCACGTGGCCGCCCTCGGAACTGCCCGACCTCGTCGGCTCGCTCGTACTGGCGAACACGGCGATACTGCTCGTCTCCAGCGTCACGCTCCACTACGCCCATGTCTCGCTGGAGCGCGACAAACGGCGGCGCTTTCTCGGGCTGCTCGGGGCGACCGTGTTGCTCGGCGTCGTCTTCCTCGCCGGCCAACTCTACGAGTACTACGAGTTCGTCGTCGCGGAGGGCTTTGCCCTCTCCTCTGGCGTCTACTGGAGCGCGTTCTACGGGCTGACGGGGCTGCACGGCCTGCACGTCGCGCTCGGCGTCGTCCTGCTGTCGGTCGTGCTCTTCCGGGGATACCGCGGGCGGTACGGGGCGGAGCGTGACACGGGCGTCACGACGGCGTCGCTGTACTGGCACTTCGTCGACGTCGTGTGGATCTTTCTGGTGGCGGTGCTGTACGTGGGCGCGGTTGTGGAGTTGTAG
- a CDS encoding class I SAM-dependent methyltransferase codes for MADRETVRRGYDELAEAYAANRSGDERERAILDAFLDSLADPTRVLDAGCGHGEPVLRRLSEGATAVGLDFAAGQLRLAADGVPAARLVQGDMTDLPFRADAFDAVTAVDSLIHVPLPDHQAVVDEFARVLRPGGRVLLSEAPAEFERTNPDWLGDGVEMTWHMAGAEATRDQLRAAGFRVESEWAAPETAADEPPKPPFFAAVLDR; via the coding sequence ATGGCAGACAGGGAGACCGTCCGTCGGGGGTACGACGAACTCGCCGAGGCGTACGCCGCGAACCGCTCCGGCGACGAGCGCGAGCGAGCTATCCTGGATGCGTTTCTCGACTCGCTCGCCGACCCGACTCGCGTGCTTGACGCCGGCTGTGGACACGGCGAGCCGGTCCTCCGACGGCTTTCTGAGGGAGCGACAGCCGTCGGCCTCGACTTCGCCGCGGGCCAGCTCCGGCTCGCCGCCGACGGCGTTCCCGCCGCCCGGCTCGTGCAAGGTGACATGACGGATCTCCCGTTCCGGGCCGACGCGTTCGACGCCGTGACGGCGGTCGACTCGCTGATCCACGTGCCGCTTCCCGACCATCAGGCTGTCGTCGACGAGTTCGCCCGCGTCCTGCGTCCCGGCGGACGGGTGTTGCTCTCCGAAGCGCCCGCTGAGTTCGAGCGCACGAACCCGGACTGGCTCGGCGACGGCGTCGAGATGACCTGGCACATGGCCGGGGCCGAGGCGACCCGGGATCAGCTGCGTGCCGCGGGGTTTCGCGTCGAGTCCGAGTGGGCAGCCCCGGAGACGGCCGCCGACGAACCGCCGAAACCGCCCTTCTTCGCCGCCGTGCTCGACCGCTGA
- a CDS encoding nucleotidyltransferase domain-containing protein: MKSKSNIDPGSGATITLDIPTQDAGLFKSQAVHEVLSFLSRYYSNEFSITELTDAVDYSQPSVSKAIDVLAANDLVTERRQGNARLVQINRERLFQPDDPLLQIPQGEFHAPVRSAVEELVEQLDSIIGVVLYGSVARGEADRRSDIDLWVLVEEDRMTNQRTANRIRQDLEDREFDTGRYAYEIDIESLPAVPNYTDELQEILGDGLVVYDTEKFETVREMVFHGELDE; this comes from the coding sequence ATGAAAAGCAAATCGAATATTGATCCGGGGAGCGGAGCAACGATAACGCTCGATATCCCCACACAGGACGCGGGCCTGTTCAAGAGTCAGGCTGTACACGAGGTTCTCTCCTTCTTATCTCGGTACTACAGCAACGAGTTCTCCATCACGGAACTGACTGATGCTGTCGACTACTCACAGCCGAGTGTCTCCAAAGCCATCGATGTCCTCGCCGCCAACGACCTCGTCACAGAGCGGCGACAAGGAAACGCTCGGTTGGTGCAGATAAACCGTGAACGGTTGTTCCAGCCCGACGATCCGCTGCTCCAGATCCCGCAGGGGGAGTTCCACGCGCCAGTTCGAAGCGCAGTCGAGGAATTAGTCGAGCAGCTCGACAGTATCATCGGTGTCGTTCTGTACGGCAGTGTGGCGCGAGGGGAGGCCGACAGACGAAGCGACATCGACCTGTGGGTCCTCGTCGAAGAAGACCGAATGACGAACCAACGAACGGCGAACCGCATCCGGCAGGATCTCGAAGATCGGGAGTTCGATACCGGCCGGTATGCATACGAGATCGATATCGAATCGCTTCCGGCCGTGCCGAACTACACCGACGAGTTGCAGGAGATACTCGGCGATGGTCTCGTGGTCTACGACACGGAGAAGTTCGAAACGGTCCGAGAGATGGTGTTCCACGGTGAGCTCGATGAGTAG
- a CDS encoding DNA-binding protein: MSRESDPQAITDALIAAVDAFNEEGYGVPTREDAIDPDADWKTQLTKACRLLSAVDTIADQGFCTATIELCFGATERSIEAYALAEGGDELVDFHDHTTCYDRATDLGLLSTTTTRKLRQLYDTNRTDSYYGGRRPTERQADTMQQLAQSVHGYVTNQIREGGVCVCDTPH; encoded by the coding sequence ATGAGTAGGGAGTCGGACCCACAGGCCATCACGGACGCGCTCATCGCAGCGGTCGACGCGTTCAACGAGGAGGGATACGGCGTTCCGACGCGGGAGGACGCGATCGATCCAGACGCCGACTGGAAAACGCAGTTGACGAAGGCCTGTCGGTTACTGTCCGCGGTCGATACGATCGCCGACCAGGGGTTCTGTACTGCCACTATCGAACTGTGCTTCGGCGCGACAGAACGGTCGATCGAGGCCTACGCGTTGGCTGAAGGTGGCGATGAGCTCGTTGACTTTCACGACCACACTACCTGCTACGACCGCGCAACCGACCTTGGGCTGCTATCTACTACGACGACACGCAAACTACGGCAACTGTACGACACCAACCGCACGGACAGTTACTACGGTGGACGACGCCCAACGGAACGCCAAGCCGACACGATGCAGCAACTTGCCCAAAGCGTCCACGGGTACGTCACAAACCAGATCAGGGAAGGCGGAGTCTGCGTCTGCGACACACCGCACTAG
- a CDS encoding AbrB/MazE/SpoVT family DNA-binding domain-containing protein, with product MPTVDSKGRVVLPKEVREQIGIAPGTEVTVHEEDGKVIVKPEDDPERIVEDLVERIEAAASADRTTTPYEDLDPHAKKHVDAVQDGANGDGDE from the coding sequence ATGCCGACGGTGGATTCCAAAGGGCGGGTAGTGCTTCCGAAGGAGGTCCGGGAACAGATAGGGATCGCGCCCGGGACGGAGGTCACCGTTCACGAGGAAGACGGGAAAGTGATCGTCAAACCGGAGGACGACCCGGAACGGATCGTAGAGGACCTGGTCGAGCGGATCGAGGCCGCCGCCTCCGCGGACCGAACGACGACGCCGTACGAGGACCTGGACCCGCACGCGAAGAAGCACGTCGACGCCGTTCAGGACGGGGCAAACGGTGACGGCGATGAGTGA
- a CDS encoding type II toxin-antitoxin system VapC family toxin, with translation MSEGPYLFDVGVTALAHAGTPVSDTPQSYVREAIQGSIDAVVPYASLVGAHHVLSSVYGFSNDEAAGLMQRFMDAKRIHWYADLPERIVRNGFDRSGNLNIDGWDGYYAQVALEEGVETILTLDDDFERVDDVATEVVLSSEEFATLNEYLGY, from the coding sequence ATGAGTGAAGGGCCGTACCTCTTTGACGTCGGCGTGACGGCGCTCGCACACGCCGGGACGCCGGTGAGCGATACTCCACAGTCGTACGTCCGCGAGGCGATCCAGGGGTCGATCGATGCGGTCGTGCCGTACGCCTCACTCGTCGGCGCACATCACGTCCTCTCGTCGGTGTATGGGTTCTCGAACGACGAGGCGGCCGGGCTCATGCAGCGGTTCATGGACGCAAAGCGGATCCACTGGTACGCGGACCTCCCGGAGCGCATCGTCCGGAACGGGTTCGACCGGTCGGGGAACTTGAACATCGACGGCTGGGACGGCTACTACGCGCAAGTGGCTCTCGAGGAGGGGGTCGAAACGATCCTGACGCTTGACGACGACTTCGAGCGAGTCGACGACGTCGCGACCGAAGTCGTCCTGTCGTCCGAGGAGTTCGCCACGCTGAACGAGTATCTGGGGTACTGA